A region of Hippoglossus stenolepis isolate QCI-W04-F060 chromosome 7, HSTE1.2, whole genome shotgun sequence DNA encodes the following proteins:
- the arl3l1 gene encoding ADP ribosylation factor like GTPase 3, like 1, giving the protein MGEAQKGLLSVIEKLKGSTEREVRIVLLGLDNAGKTTLLKSLASEDVNTITPTQGFNIKSVASHGMKLNVWDIGGQRKIRPFWKKYLENTDLLIYVIDSADKKRFEETGLELSELTEEENLKGVPVLIFANKQDLATASPASEIAEGLNLHTYRDREWQIQACSAVSGEGVQDGMNWICNNILNKKK; this is encoded by the exons ATGGGAGAAGCTCAAAAG GGCTTACTCTCTGTCATTGAGAAGCTGAAGGGATCCACTGAGCGGGAGGTCAGGATCGTGCTCCTGGGCCTGGACAACGCCGGCAAGACCACCCTGCTGAAGAGCCTGGCCTCTGAGGACGTGAACACCATCACACCAACGCAG GGCTTCAACATAAAGAGCGTCGCCTCTCATGGGATGAAACTCAACGTCTGGGACATcggaggacagaggaagatcAGGCCCTTTTGGAAAAAGTATCTGGAAAACACGGACCTGTTG ATTTATGTTATTGACAGTGCAGACAAGAAGCGGTTTGAAGAGACGGGCCTG GAGCTGTCTGAGCTCACTGAGGAGGAGAATCTAAAGGGCGTTCCAGTGCTCATCTTTGCCAACAAGCAGGATCTGGCCACAGCGTCGCCGGCCAGCGAGATCGCCGAGGGACTCAACCTGCACACGTACCGGGACCGCGAGTGGCAGATCCAGGCCTGCTCTGCTGTGTCCGGGGAGGGAGTTCAG GATGGCATGAACTGGATTTGCAACAACATCCTGAACAAGAAGAAGTGA
- the LOC118111878 gene encoding uncharacterized protein LOC118111878, with amino-acid sequence MRETFQYLLLGHLLIAGVASACVPFQCLICNSTEMTRAGACPSCNTSCIPDEQYANISSSCKKGVQVFANRTGSNVDEGKDVKLKCVHDLKGQVWLLGWKMDGEEILDKRNKSKIRLKKVLAHKSGKYSCFVNSTCGFLESEPHDVTVKNNSVILLIVCGISALALVVTMGLVLKYKMKRDSAKHRERMEMRAQEGRPGGPDPIGPRV; translated from the exons ATGAGAGAGACGTTTCAATATCTTCTGCTTGGTCATCTCCTCATAG CTGGTGTTGCCTCTGCCTGTGTTCCGTTCCAGTGTCTGATATGTAACAGCACAGAAATGACTCGCGCAG GTGCTTGTCCCAGCTGTAACACTTCCTGCATTCCGG ATGAACAATATGCAAATATTTCATCAAGCTGCAAAAAAG GCGTACAGGTTTTTGCCAACCGCACTGGCTCTAACGTTGACGAGGGCAAAGACGTCAAATTGAAATGTGTCCATGACCTCAAAGGGCAGGTGTGGTTGTTAGGATGGAAGATGGACGGGGAGGAAATCTTGGATAAACGAAACAAGAGCAAGATAAGGCTGAAAAAAGTTTTGGCGCATAAGTCGGGCAAGTACAGCTGCTTTGTGAACAGCACATGTGGCTTTTTGGAGTCCGAGCCACATGATGTCACAGTTAAAA ACAACAGTGTGATCCTCCTAATCGTCTGTGGGATTTCAGCTTTGGCCCTGGTCGTGACTATGGGACTGGTGTTAAAgtacaaaatgaaaagagacaGCG caaaacacagagagaggatggagatgaGGGCCCAGGAAGGGAGGCCTGGAGGTCCAGATCCAATCGGGCCGAGGGTCTAA